In Pseudothermotoga hypogea DSM 11164 = NBRC 106472, the following are encoded in one genomic region:
- a CDS encoding heavy metal translocating P-type ATPase — protein MNEERFKRTFLVTGMTCATCARIVEQALKKIDGVKFASVNLATSTGFILAEREIDFETIKKAVEAVGYGVETELGEDVESRRYAEAKKNVILVWLFTGPLMSFMLLHMFFHIPWLGWLEFVLLSFVIFFVGRRIIKGAWIAITHKHANMDVLTFLGAFSAWMTGLLSMLHLPVTSFAAVGAMIVAFNITGRFIESRLRDKASKQLKSLMQLRAKQACVLLDSGEILLPIEAVKEGFVVVVKPSERVPVDGVIVEGSGLIDESMITGESVPVIKKAGDPVTAGSLNLTSSFKIRVTKVGEDTFLSQMLKLVREAQGFKVPIQALADRITNFFVPLVFILAVFSAVFWYFNYERFSTFLEKMSRIVPWIVHTNAFSFSIFVFVSTLVIACPCALGLATPMALLVGTTQAMKKGLLIRNAEAIQTAKDVGFVLTDKTGTLTTGEPVVVEHNLDEELLKIVSGIEKKSNHPFAKAIAKLVNADIETQHFEEIVGEGVKAIVKGREYFVGRPSDYSHYEKQLEQGRTIVEVRVDGEIRGFLALEDKLREDAKEAVEKLKKMEIETIMVTGDNERVARAVAKKLAIDKVHAQLKPQEKLGLVRKYQSFGKKVMMVGDGMNDAAALKAADIGVAMGSGTDIAMDSADIVVVKGGIFKVVEAIEVSKGTLKKIRQNLFWAFFYNVVAIPLAMAGLIHPLVAEIAMLFSSISVVLNSLRMKEVGR, from the coding sequence TTGAACGAAGAACGGTTCAAGAGAACTTTCCTCGTCACGGGAATGACCTGTGCGACGTGTGCGAGGATAGTTGAACAAGCGCTCAAGAAGATCGATGGTGTGAAGTTCGCTTCTGTGAATTTGGCGACTTCTACAGGTTTCATTTTGGCTGAAAGAGAGATAGATTTCGAAACGATAAAGAAAGCGGTTGAAGCGGTCGGCTATGGCGTCGAAACTGAGCTTGGAGAAGACGTCGAATCGAGACGGTACGCTGAAGCGAAGAAGAACGTCATCTTGGTCTGGCTTTTCACTGGCCCACTCATGTCGTTCATGTTGCTTCACATGTTCTTTCACATCCCTTGGCTCGGTTGGCTCGAGTTTGTTCTGCTGAGCTTCGTCATCTTCTTCGTCGGAAGAAGGATCATCAAAGGCGCCTGGATCGCCATCACGCACAAACACGCCAACATGGACGTTCTCACTTTTCTTGGCGCGTTCAGCGCTTGGATGACGGGTTTGCTTTCGATGCTTCATCTTCCAGTCACTTCCTTCGCCGCAGTCGGTGCCATGATCGTGGCGTTCAACATCACTGGCAGGTTCATCGAATCGCGTCTACGGGATAAAGCGAGCAAGCAGTTGAAATCTTTGATGCAACTTCGAGCGAAACAGGCGTGTGTTCTGTTAGATTCTGGTGAGATTCTTTTGCCCATCGAAGCGGTGAAGGAAGGCTTCGTCGTGGTTGTCAAGCCGTCGGAACGTGTCCCTGTCGACGGTGTGATCGTGGAAGGATCAGGACTCATCGATGAGTCTATGATAACTGGTGAGTCTGTGCCTGTAATCAAGAAGGCTGGAGATCCTGTGACGGCAGGTTCGTTGAACCTCACATCTTCGTTCAAGATCCGAGTCACGAAGGTGGGTGAAGATACATTCTTGTCTCAAATGCTCAAGCTCGTTCGGGAGGCACAGGGATTCAAGGTCCCGATACAGGCGCTCGCGGATCGAATAACGAACTTTTTCGTTCCCTTGGTGTTCATCTTGGCAGTCTTCAGTGCCGTGTTTTGGTACTTCAACTACGAAAGATTTTCGACTTTTCTTGAGAAAATGAGTCGCATCGTTCCTTGGATCGTCCACACGAACGCTTTCAGCTTCTCGATCTTCGTCTTCGTTTCAACCTTGGTCATAGCCTGTCCGTGTGCGCTGGGACTCGCAACACCCATGGCACTGTTGGTGGGAACGACTCAAGCGATGAAGAAAGGTTTGCTCATCAGAAACGCCGAAGCGATACAGACAGCGAAAGATGTGGGTTTCGTTCTCACCGACAAAACCGGCACGCTCACCACAGGTGAACCCGTGGTGGTCGAACACAACTTGGACGAAGAACTTTTGAAGATCGTTTCGGGTATCGAGAAAAAGTCGAACCATCCCTTCGCCAAGGCGATCGCAAAGCTTGTCAATGCAGATATCGAAACACAGCATTTCGAAGAGATCGTCGGTGAGGGTGTGAAAGCGATCGTGAAGGGCAGAGAGTACTTCGTTGGAAGGCCTTCGGATTATTCACACTATGAAAAGCAGCTCGAACAGGGAAGAACGATCGTTGAGGTGAGAGTGGATGGAGAAATCAGAGGTTTTCTCGCCTTGGAGGACAAATTGAGGGAAGATGCAAAAGAAGCCGTGGAAAAACTGAAGAAGATGGAAATAGAAACCATCATGGTCACGGGAGACAACGAGAGGGTCGCCAGAGCCGTGGCGAAGAAACTTGCGATAGACAAGGTTCATGCGCAGTTGAAACCTCAAGAAAAGCTCGGGTTGGTGAGAAAGTACCAATCTTTCGGCAAGAAGGTCATGATGGTGGGAGATGGGATGAACGACGCCGCGGCACTGAAAGCCGCCGACATAGGTGTGGCGATGGGCAGCGGTACGGACATCGCCATGGACAGTGCCGACATCGTCGTGGTGAAAGGTGGTATATTCAAAGTTGTGGAAGCCATAGAGGTGTCGAAGGGGACGTTGAAGAAGATCAGGCAGAATCTGTTTTGGGCGTTCTTCTACAACGTCGTTGCGATCCCGTTGGCTATGGCGGGTTTGATCCACCCACTGGTGGCAGAAATCGCGATGCTGTTCAGTTCGATCAGCGTGGTGCTCAACTCTCTGAGGATGAAAGAGGTGGGACGATGA
- a CDS encoding heavy-metal-associated domain-containing protein produces MKYELLVPDISCGHCRNKISRALEELGVKNYQIDVQTKKVIVEAQNIEPITRKLEQMGYPVESFKQI; encoded by the coding sequence ATGAAATACGAACTCCTCGTTCCAGACATTTCCTGCGGTCACTGCAGAAACAAAATCAGTAGAGCGCTCGAAGAACTCGGTGTGAAGAACTACCAGATAGACGTACAGACGAAGAAAGTGATCGTGGAAGCACAAAACATTGAGCCCATAACGAGAAAGCTCGAACAGATGGGTTATCCTGTGGAAAGTTTCAAACAGATCTGA
- a CDS encoding M48 family metallopeptidase has translation MDYLVQQKKNLKKTYLLVFLFLFLMATLGLIVDALFGVFPFGTILLIFIALIQILAGMSSGPALVLRSVNARKINEKSLEEKQLKNIVEELTIAAGLEKTPEVYVMEDENINAFATGFKVEKSAVCVTSGLLKHLNREETEGVIAHEISHIKNRDTLLMTTISAILGTMVLVQLFAWRSLRFLAWSGGGRRSSKKKDSGVGYILVALLILALVATLFSLIGRVSIFAVSRTREYLADAKAVELTRNPKGLSGALRKIAKMQKNKGKVKGATIATAHLFISDPLKRSVNNKEGFFANLFSTHPPIHKRIALLENVPDEIVLRELQEG, from the coding sequence ATGGACTATCTGGTGCAACAGAAGAAGAATTTGAAAAAAACCTATCTTTTGGTCTTTTTGTTTCTGTTCTTGATGGCCACGCTCGGGCTGATCGTGGACGCTCTGTTCGGTGTTTTCCCGTTCGGAACGATCCTTCTGATCTTCATCGCCTTGATCCAGATTCTGGCGGGTATGTCGTCTGGACCAGCTTTGGTGCTCAGATCGGTCAACGCTCGGAAGATAAATGAGAAGAGCCTTGAAGAAAAACAGCTCAAGAACATCGTTGAAGAGCTCACGATCGCCGCTGGTCTTGAAAAAACCCCAGAAGTTTACGTGATGGAGGACGAGAACATAAACGCCTTCGCCACGGGCTTCAAGGTTGAAAAGAGTGCGGTGTGTGTCACCAGTGGCCTTCTGAAACATCTCAACAGGGAAGAGACCGAAGGTGTCATCGCGCACGAGATCAGTCACATAAAGAACAGAGACACGCTCTTGATGACCACCATAAGCGCTATTTTGGGCACCATGGTCTTGGTGCAACTTTTCGCGTGGAGGAGCTTGAGGTTTCTGGCGTGGAGTGGTGGGGGGAGAAGGTCATCGAAGAAAAAAGATTCTGGAGTGGGTTACATCCTTGTGGCGTTGCTCATCCTCGCGCTCGTTGCGACGCTCTTTTCTCTGATCGGACGCGTCAGCATCTTCGCAGTTTCAAGGACCAGAGAGTACCTTGCGGACGCGAAGGCCGTTGAATTGACAAGAAACCCAAAAGGATTGTCGGGTGCGCTGAGAAAGATCGCAAAGATGCAGAAGAATAAGGGGAAAGTCAAAGGTGCCACGATCGCGACGGCGCATCTGTTCATCTCAGATCCGTTGAAAAGATCGGTGAACAACAAGGAGGGATTCTTCGCGAACCTGTTCAGCACGCATCCACCCATACACAAGCGCATCGCGTTGTTGGAAAACGTTCCAGACGAGATCGTTTTGAGAGAGCTCCAAGAAGGTTGA
- a CDS encoding LemA family protein has product MIVVGIIVAIVLILLIWFVGTYNSLVSRKKRVENAWSQIDVQLKRRHDLIPNLVNAVKGYMKYEKETLEAVINARAKAVSGGSIDDRIKAEGELSGALSRLLAVFERYPELKSNEQVKQLMEELTSTENRITYARQFYNDTVMKYNASIEMFPTNVVAKMFNFKPFPFFEATAAEKETPKVDLTF; this is encoded by the coding sequence GTGATAGTGGTCGGCATCATCGTGGCGATAGTACTGATCCTTCTGATCTGGTTCGTTGGAACGTACAACTCGTTGGTTTCAAGGAAGAAGCGCGTCGAGAACGCGTGGAGTCAAATCGATGTTCAGTTGAAGAGAAGGCACGATCTCATACCCAACCTTGTGAACGCGGTGAAGGGGTATATGAAGTACGAGAAAGAAACATTGGAAGCCGTGATAAACGCGCGCGCCAAAGCTGTGTCTGGTGGTTCGATAGACGATCGCATAAAGGCGGAAGGGGAGCTTTCAGGTGCACTGTCTCGCTTGCTCGCAGTTTTTGAAAGATACCCAGAGCTCAAATCCAACGAGCAGGTGAAACAGCTCATGGAAGAACTCACCAGCACAGAGAACAGGATCACTTACGCGAGACAGTTCTACAACGACACTGTGATGAAGTACAACGCCTCTATCGAGATGTTCCCAACCAACGTCGTTGCCAAGATGTTCAACTTCAAACCCTTCCCCTTCTTCGAAGCCACCGCGGCGGAGAAGGAAACACCCAAGGTGGATCTGACGTTTTGA
- a CDS encoding S-layer homology domain-containing protein produces the protein MKKLFLTVVALVVAVGVFASGMFPDVPEKHWAYEYVKHLKDKGIVIGYPDGTFKGDRNITRYEEAAMISRLIGLIETQIVGPYISDVLKVLDAISVKLGSTIQRVDQLEKKVGELAASTKVEELAKSLESLKQTVNIHDKDVIKLYEAIANLQRKHEEDLAKLSSAFESKLADHAANCEAAISKIENKIADLDKKLLALEPVKNIVKDLTSYTRAQSNRITALEAQVGDLSSMLDNAVKNLGYVSIKLDRLSEKVDKIDARVNANEEAIAKLNAKVSANEEAIASNREAIASNKQLIEAQAKKLEELAGKVDEFMAMHEEQIDYILDELDSVNTQLSELRDGLFAVRSDTDERFTQVGSTIDSVKAELLKKIEDLSKANAALTGAVIGAIIIAVAAMIVGAM, from the coding sequence ATGAAGAAACTTTTCCTCACAGTCGTGGCATTGGTCGTTGCCGTAGGGGTGTTCGCTTCCGGGATGTTTCCAGACGTACCAGAAAAACACTGGGCCTATGAGTACGTGAAACATCTGAAGGATAAGGGTATCGTCATTGGATATCCCGATGGGACCTTCAAGGGAGATCGCAACATCACACGCTACGAAGAAGCCGCAATGATCAGCAGACTCATCGGGCTGATCGAAACACAGATCGTCGGTCCTTACATCAGCGATGTTTTGAAGGTCCTGGATGCCATCAGCGTCAAGCTCGGTTCGACCATTCAGAGGGTGGATCAGCTGGAGAAGAAAGTTGGAGAGCTCGCAGCCTCAACCAAGGTCGAAGAGCTTGCAAAATCGTTGGAGTCTCTCAAACAGACTGTGAACATCCATGACAAAGACGTCATCAAACTCTACGAAGCGATCGCCAATCTGCAGAGGAAACACGAAGAGGATCTTGCCAAACTGAGCTCTGCGTTCGAAAGCAAACTCGCCGACCACGCGGCAAACTGTGAGGCAGCGATCTCCAAGATCGAAAACAAGATCGCGGATCTGGACAAGAAACTGCTCGCGCTCGAGCCAGTGAAGAACATCGTCAAGGATCTCACATCTTACACACGTGCTCAGTCTAACAGGATAACCGCTCTCGAGGCTCAGGTGGGAGATCTTTCTTCGATGCTCGACAATGCGGTCAAGAATCTTGGCTATGTTTCCATCAAGCTGGACAGATTGAGTGAAAAGGTCGACAAGATCGATGCGAGAGTCAATGCAAACGAAGAAGCCATCGCCAAGTTGAACGCAAAGGTTTCGGCGAACGAAGAAGCCATAGCTTCCAACAGAGAAGCTATAGCATCGAACAAGCAACTGATAGAAGCTCAAGCCAAGAAGCTCGAAGAACTCGCTGGTAAAGTTGACGAATTCATGGCGATGCACGAAGAACAGATCGATTACATCCTTGACGAACTCGATTCTGTCAACACTCAGCTGAGCGAACTCAGAGACGGTTTGTTTGCGGTGAGATCCGATACGGATGAGAGATTCACTCAAGTTGGAAGCACCATCGACAGCGTCAAGGCCGAGCTGCTCAAGAAGATCGAGGATCTCTCCAAGGCCAATGCGGCTTTGACTGGCGCCGTCATAGGTGCTATAATCATTGCAGTCGCCGCCATGATAGTGGGTGCAATGTGA
- the tyrS gene encoding tyrosine--tRNA ligase, which translates to MDPLKQLQILKKNVVDLVNEEELLDKLKRKKQLRVKLGVDPSRPDLHLGHAVVLFKLKQFQELGHRVVLIIGDFTAQIGDPSGRDSTRPMLSEEEVKKNAETYAQQVFKILDREKTELRFNSEWLGKMSFADVIKLASKYTVARMLERDDFAKRYKENVPISIAEFLYPLAQAQDSVAIEADVELGGTDQYFNLLVGRHIQQQLGQEPQIVMTMPIIEGTDGKMKMSKSYGNYIAFNDPPNEMFGKLMSIPDWLIVKYMRLLTNVSEEKIEEYERLMKEGKINPRDVKMKLAFEITKFFHGEDEAREAQEHFVKVFSKRELPEEMPTVHLDRDHVELVELLMKLNVAESKSEAKRLIQQGGVKVDGEKITDIHAKLTLETEKILKVGKRQFFKLVRRETD; encoded by the coding sequence ATGGACCCACTGAAACAACTTCAGATCTTGAAGAAGAACGTGGTCGATCTGGTCAACGAGGAAGAACTTTTGGACAAGTTGAAGCGAAAAAAACAGCTTCGTGTCAAACTCGGCGTCGATCCCTCAAGACCAGACCTTCACCTTGGACACGCCGTGGTGCTCTTCAAGTTGAAACAGTTTCAGGAGCTGGGTCATAGGGTCGTGCTCATCATCGGAGATTTCACCGCACAGATAGGTGATCCTTCAGGAAGAGATTCGACAAGACCCATGCTCAGCGAAGAGGAAGTGAAGAAAAACGCGGAAACTTACGCACAGCAGGTCTTCAAAATCTTGGACCGAGAGAAGACGGAGCTTCGTTTCAACAGCGAATGGCTCGGAAAGATGAGCTTCGCCGACGTGATTAAGCTCGCGTCCAAGTACACTGTCGCACGTATGCTCGAGAGGGACGATTTTGCAAAGAGGTACAAAGAGAACGTTCCCATTTCGATCGCAGAATTTCTCTATCCACTCGCTCAAGCTCAAGATTCCGTGGCGATAGAAGCCGACGTGGAACTTGGAGGAACAGATCAGTACTTCAATCTTCTGGTTGGCAGACACATCCAACAACAGCTCGGACAAGAACCTCAGATCGTCATGACGATGCCCATCATAGAGGGCACGGATGGAAAGATGAAGATGAGTAAAAGTTACGGCAACTACATAGCCTTCAACGACCCACCCAACGAGATGTTCGGAAAGCTCATGTCGATCCCAGACTGGCTCATTGTGAAGTACATGAGACTTCTGACGAACGTGTCGGAAGAAAAGATCGAAGAGTACGAAAGGTTGATGAAAGAGGGAAAGATCAACCCAAGGGACGTCAAGATGAAGTTGGCGTTCGAGATCACCAAGTTCTTCCACGGAGAAGATGAAGCCAGAGAAGCACAAGAACATTTCGTCAAAGTCTTTTCGAAAAGAGAGCTTCCCGAAGAAATGCCCACCGTGCATCTTGACAGGGACCATGTCGAACTGGTAGAATTACTCATGAAGTTGAACGTGGCTGAGAGCAAAAGTGAGGCAAAGAGGTTGATCCAACAAGGTGGCGTCAAAGTCGACGGAGAAAAGATCACCGACATCCATGCGAAGCTCACACTGGAGACAGAAAAGATCCTGAAGGTTGGCAAGAGACAGTTCTTCAAACTGGTTCGCAGAGAGACGGATTGA
- the secG gene encoding preprotein translocase subunit SecG encodes MKTFMIIVHSLISAGLIYMVIQQMGKFAELGGAFGSGSLYTMFGRKKGLDTPGKITLGLAIAFMVSSILTAFFIAR; translated from the coding sequence GTGAAAACGTTCATGATAATCGTTCATTCACTCATCAGCGCTGGGCTCATCTACATGGTGATCCAGCAGATGGGCAAGTTCGCAGAACTCGGAGGCGCCTTCGGCTCAGGTTCTCTCTACACGATGTTCGGAAGAAAGAAAGGCCTCGACACGCCCGGAAAGATCACACTCGGTCTTGCCATAGCGTTCATGGTCAGCAGCATTCTGACAGCCTTCTTCATCGCGAGGTGA